In Methanolacinia paynteri, the sequence AAATATGACATCCGTGACGAAAATACAGCCCGTCTGGTTAAGTATCTCGCATATGAAACCGTGAAGAGACATCACGGTGATATCGGGAACTTTCAAACCGAGGTCCTGGATCTCAACGATGAGAAGAGGTCTATCGTGAAAATGCAGGCCGAATCGATAGATGTCGGGAGCGTAAAGGAAATTTATTCTGGAGATATTAATCCTGATTATATCGAATCGTTCTTTGAAAGCCCTGAAGAGATCGCTGAAAATATAATAAGCGAACAGAGAAAATTCAGGAGAAAACTCGAAAAATTATCGGAGATTCGTTATGCAATACTGGAGCAGTATCTGTTTTCCTTATTAATCTCCGCTGATAAATCGGACGCATCCGGTTTGGATATCACTCCCAAAAACATTATTCTTGAACCGGATCTTCCCGAGCATTATATTCAAAAAATCAAAGGCAAAACTCCGGACGGGCAGATTAACACAATCCGTGATGAAATTTTTCAGGATATCAATTCGAAGGCTGCAACTCTCGATCCGGCTAATAAGATCTATTCGATCAATGTCCCTACCGGCGGAGGCAAGACACTTGCCGCACTGGGTTTTGCATTGAAGCTGAGAGATAGAATCGGCAGAGAGAAGGGACGAAATTCAAGGATAATCTACTCACTGCCTTTTACCAGTATTATCGATCAGAATTTTTCGGTCTTCGAGGATGTCTACGAGGAGTATTACGGGAAAAAACCGTCCACAGACATCTTACTCAAGCACCATCACCTGGCCGAGCTTTTCTATAATACGGGAGACGATGAGGAATATTCAACATCCGAGAGCAAACTTCTGATTGAAGGCTGGAATTCCGAGATTGTCGTTACAACTTTCGTTCAGTTATTTCACTCTGTTTTTTCAAACAGGAACAGGTCGCTGATCAAATATCACAATATTGCAAATTCTATTATTCTTCTTGATGAGGTTCAGTCGATCCCCCCGAAGTACTGGCATATATTCAGGGAGTATCTTAAGGCTGTCTCGGAAGTTTTCAATATCTATTTTGTATTTATCACCGCAACACAGCCTTTAATTTTTTACCAGGACGGGGAAATTCTTGAATTGTGTTCAGGCCGTGACAAGTACTTCAGGGCCTTTAACAGAACGAAGGTAATTTATAATAAAGATCCTGTTTCTTTTGAAGATTTCAAAGATATTTGCGCAGAAGACCTTAGCAACAATCCAGATTCCGATTTCCTCTTTGTGATGAATACAAAGAATTCCGCCAGGGATCTGTATCTCTCAATTAAGGATTCTATAGAAGATGCAAAAGGAACGGAGTTTGTTTTCCTGTCAACCTATATAGTGCCATTTGAGAGAAAGAGAAGGATAGAAAAGATCCGGGAGCTTAAGGGTAAAAAAAGGCTTGTTGTCGTCAGCACACAGCTCATCGAGGCGGGAGTGGATATCGATCTTGATATCGTTTACAGGGATATAGGGCCCCTTGATTCCATCAACCAGGTGGCAGGGAGATGCAACAGGAATTCCTTAAAAGATGTAGGGATTGTAAAAATCTATTCGGTCTGTGACGAAAACGAAAGACCGTTCTCCAAATATATCTATGATGTCACCCTTCTTGATAAGACAAAAAAAGTTCTTGAAAGCTACGATGAAATAAGGGAGCCTGATTTTCTCGATATGAACAACAGGTACTTCGAATATCTTGCAGAGGCCGTAAGCAATGACGAGTCAAAGCAACTGCTGGAACATTTTTACGAACTCGATCTTGCCAGTTGCGGGGACAAGTTCAAATTGATCGATAAGGATTATCCTGAAGTCGATGTTTTTGTCTCCGCAGACGAGGAGGCTGAAAATCTCTGGAACCGGTACAGGGAGATTAAAGAGATTGAAAACCTCATCGACCGCCGGAATGAATTTTATAAGATTAAACCGGATTTCCTGAATTATGTGATCTCCGTTCCGCTGAAAGATAAGAATCATGTCGGTTATGATTCTGATTTGGATATGGGATTTGTTTCGTCAGGGGAGGTCGGGCAGAATTTGAAATACAATCATGAAACCGGTTACATCAGGCCGGAGAAGGATGGAGGAAGTCCGGGAACATATATGATATAACCGGGGGATTCCCTTTTTCGTATTCAATACCAGGTACCAATTATTTGATTGGAATACTATCCTGGTTCTACCCCCGGGGCAACTTCATCACCCTCAAACTTGCCCCCGACAACATCTTTATGCCCTATACCTCCCCATAGGTAGCTATGGCAACAACGATCCAACTTCGTCCGGAGACAAAAGCCCGCATCGACGGCCTGAAAATACACCCCCGGGAAAGTTATGACGAGACGCTCAACCGCCTCCTGGACGCGGTATACGATCCCGAGCCGTTGAGTGAAGAGACGTTGCAGCGGATAGAGGAAGGGATTGCAGACATCCGGGCCGGCCGGGGTCGCCCTCTCTCTGAAGTCGTCAAAGATCTGGGCCTTGAATGACCTGGGAAATAATCCTTACACCGGGAGCGGAACGCGATCTAAAACGACTCCCGAAAGTCGACGGAAAACGGATCGTAGACGAACTGACCGATCTCGCAAATGAACCCTACCCCAGGTCGTATGTCAAAAAACTAAAGGGACACAAGAGTATGCCCCTGTACTCTTACCGGGTAGGTCAGTACCGCATTATCATGACCATCGAGGACAACGTTATGGTTCTCTTCATCATCGAAATCGGCGGTCGTGGCAAAATATACCGGAAATATTGATCGGGATCATACCCCTGGTGACTTTGTGGTTCCCTTCACTTTGAGCTATCTGGAAATTCCGGATAACTCCCTCTGCCGGAAATTTCAAAACACCTTCACGTTTTTATCATCTCACCCCTTCCTCTCAAATCCTCCTTCAATATCCTCCCGAAACACCCTTCACAAACACTCATCTTCAATTCCTTCGAAGAAAAAACAGCCTTCCCCTTACCGCACAGATCACACTTCCCGAGATCCTTATTCACTCTCTCAAAATCCCGGTGGTCGAGAACACCCGGAAGAGGAAAAGTCGAACCCCTCACATTCGCAGCCTTGCGGAAGTTCGCAGCAGTTTGCAGCACGTCTCCGCAAACTAAAGAATCATTATAACCACACGCGTTTTCATTTTCTAAAATATCTCTACGTTTTTGATCTATGTTTGCAGCAGATCCCGGCGTACACACACAACACGATAAGGATAAATCCTTACGATCATCTTCCTGTGCCCCGGTATTTTTCCGCAAACAACTATTTGCGGAGTGAAGATCTCCATCATCTGCAAAACATTCAGTAAAAGAACCGTCATCCTCCTCTTTTTTACTTTGCAGCACGCTGCTGCAAACCGACTGCAAAGTTGCTGCAAAGCTGCAAACACAATCCGACTCCGACCCCGGACCGCCGTCGTCACCAGGCCCGTCGCTGTCATCACCATTGCCTCCTCCCTCCTCGTCGAGCCAGACGGCATTCCCGGAATTCCATTCACGGTAGATCTCGTAATTAAACGAATACCGGCTCTCCCGCTGCCGGAGCATGAACCCGTCGACCTCCTGTGAAACCGTCGCGTCGATAAAGCTGATTGCAGGACATTTTTCCAGGAGGCCGGAATACGAACACCCCCTGCTCAGGTAGCCGTGAAATATCCTCCTCGCCTGGTGATACGAGATCCCCATGACATCCTGGAACATTTTAATCGTAACAGTCTCCCAACCCATTTTGCAGATGACATCCAGGGCGTCCGCCTCGTTCTTCGTAAGTTTCGTCTCCTGGCTTCCCGAATCCCCGTTGATCGCCGCATAGATCTTCGCAGCCGCTTCGAAGTCATCAACCGTCGCCCGTATCGCGGTGAGATCTTCTATCGGATTGTCGTCCTCGTCCACCGGCGTGAACCTCTCTCTCTGTTCTTTGAAAAGAAGAGCATGACACTTGACGAGATCGAAAAAGATCGCCGGGTTCCTCCTGTTTGCGGCTGACGAAAACTGCACCCTCTCCGCGAACGGAATCGAGACATAAGTCGTCTCCTCCTTCAGCATCGCCCAGATACAGCGGCATACGTCGGTTTCGGCCGGCTCCCCGAGGATTATTTTTTCCTGTGCCTCGCATCTTTTAAGGTTATCGAGCACCCTATGGTCCTGTTCCGATGTGTCGTCGATCCAGACCGTGAGCATCCGGTTCAGCACCTGGTCGTCGCCGATGGACTCGACCTTCGCCACCCACCAGATGCACCGCTCGGGGATATTATAGATCCTGAGCTGCCTGTCGGTAGTAAGCGTCTGGTACTCGATCTTTTCACGGAAGTTGGTCGTTGCGGACTTCAGGATCTCGCAGATATCTTCGGAGAGGTGGGCGTCGTCGAAGAGGAAAACGGTCTCCGGTTTGAGGTCCCGGTTATAGTAGAGAGCCTTGTCGCTCACCTTCCCCCTGAGCCTGTAGTCTTCGGGAACGAGGTTCATCATGGCCCTGCAAGCAACGGATTTTCCTTTCCCGGACTTCCCGGATACGAATACATGGAGACCGTTTGTGTTCATGACCGACTGGGAGGCGATCGACATTACCAGGCATTCGGCCAGTGTTTCGTCGCCGACATGGAATTTCGAGAAGGTGTCAAGCATGAATTTAACGGGGTCTCCGGTTTTGAGGATCCCGGCGGCCTTCTCCCTCGTCTTTTCGGAAAACGAAGATCCCCCGCGACGAACGGCCCTTTCGGTTTTGCCTGTACTTTCGTTTTGTCGTCCGGCTTTTCTCTCCTTTCGGCCTGATTTGATCTCGTACATCGCCCGGAGTTCGCTCCACCTCTGCTTCCCGCCGCCGCAGGAATTGTGGTGGCATCCGGCGTAGATCGCACCGTTTGAAAACTGGATGGCGAACGCCCCGTCCGAATGCGCCGAAGAGAACGGGCATTCTTCGAGGACGAATAGTGTTCCGCCCTGCCAGGGTCTTTCGTTCGCGACACTGATCCCGTGATCGGAGAGCCATTCGGAGAGGTCGATCTTTTTGTCACAGCTCTTTGCCTGCGGTTTTTCCTCGTCTTTCGGGAGGAGGTTGGCAAGTTTTTGAAGAGTTTCGAAAGCAACAGTCTCTGTCTCATCCGGCAAATCGATTATTTTCGCCATCCTGTGCGGGCGATCGGGCGTGTCGTCGCCCTTCCGTGATTTTGTTCCGTAAAGTTTCCAGATCCGGGCCGCGTTGTAGTTCGCCGTATCGACGGTGACGGCTGCATCGGAGAAGAGGGCGTCGAGAGTTGCGAGACATTCTTTGACCAGATCAGTCGCTTCGTCATCGTTGGGGAGGTCGACTGCATATAGTATATGCGCACCGTTGCCGGAGTCGGCGAGGACGGGGCGGGGGAAGCCGAAAATTTC encodes:
- a CDS encoding DUF7557 family protein, which codes for MATTIQLRPETKARIDGLKIHPRESYDETLNRLLDAVYDPEPLSEETLQRIEEGIADIRAGRGRPLSEVVKDLGLE
- a CDS encoding CRISPR-associated helicase/endonuclease Cas3 produces the protein MSSSELFSHPDKTLREHLHNVSGIALSGLRKESPDFSSIGLDGDILEMLVRLITLSHDFGKSTKYFQDYLKNSIKTGKKDNSKLTNHGLISAVFCYYVTGRELEKYDIRDENTARLVKYLAYETVKRHHGDIGNFQTEVLDLNDEKRSIVKMQAESIDVGSVKEIYSGDINPDYIESFFESPEEIAENIISEQRKFRRKLEKLSEIRYAILEQYLFSLLISADKSDASGLDITPKNIILEPDLPEHYIQKIKGKTPDGQINTIRDEIFQDINSKAATLDPANKIYSINVPTGGGKTLAALGFALKLRDRIGREKGRNSRIIYSLPFTSIIDQNFSVFEDVYEEYYGKKPSTDILLKHHHLAELFYNTGDDEEYSTSESKLLIEGWNSEIVVTTFVQLFHSVFSNRNRSLIKYHNIANSIILLDEVQSIPPKYWHIFREYLKAVSEVFNIYFVFITATQPLIFYQDGEILELCSGRDKYFRAFNRTKVIYNKDPVSFEDFKDICAEDLSNNPDSDFLFVMNTKNSARDLYLSIKDSIEDAKGTEFVFLSTYIVPFERKRRIEKIRELKGKKRLVVVSTQLIEAGVDIDLDIVYRDIGPLDSINQVAGRCNRNSLKDVGIVKIYSVCDENERPFSKYIYDVTLLDKTKKVLESYDEIREPDFLDMNNRYFEYLAEAVSNDESKQLLEHFYELDLASCGDKFKLIDKDYPEVDVFVSADEEAENLWNRYREIKEIENLIDRRNEFYKIKPDFLNYVISVPLKDKNHVGYDSDLDMGFVSSGEVGQNLKYNHETGYIRPEKDGGSPGTYMI
- a CDS encoding type II toxin-antitoxin system RelE family toxin, which codes for MTWEIILTPGAERDLKRLPKVDGKRIVDELTDLANEPYPRSYVKKLKGHKSMPLYSYRVGQYRIIMTIEDNVMVLFIIEIGGRGKIYRKY